The Natranaerobius trueperi genomic sequence GTTGCCGCTAAAGCAAGTTTATATTTCGAGGATATGTCTGAAGTTCTTTGATACTTAGGGGCAGGTAATTTATGGGCATCATCATAGATAACTAGTCCCCATTCTTGTTTATCCAAGTAATCAATCCGCTGTTCTTCTGAGGTGAGGTACCGATAAGTAGTTATCGTTATAGGCTCTAGGTTTTTTTGGTCATTATTATAAAAACTAATACTTCCTTCGGATAAATCAGTTTTATCTAAAAGTTCATTTTTCCAACTTGCAGCACTATCATCATTCTCAGTAATTATCAAGGTATTTTTTTTCAATTTTTCAATCACTTTTAAACCTACAAATGTTTTTCCTGACCTGGGAGGCATTATAATTACCCCACCACCTCCAGTTTTATCTTTATTATTCAAAAATGAGTTAACTGCTTGTAATTGATAATCTCTAAATTTAAAATCTATACCACTTCTAGTTGTTTTGAGAAATTTTATGTCTAGTTTCTTACCCCTCTCATTAGTTGTATCAATTGCGAATAATTCTAATTTAAATAGTTGCTTTTTTAATGTTACTTTCTCTGAAATGTCAAATAATAACGTGCATTCATTCGGTCTGTTAATCATTTTTCCCTTAATTTTTTTGTCTCTTAATACTTTTTCAATTATTTCCGGCCTTACAGCTTGTAACATTAAATAATCCCTACTTTGAAATAATTCTAGACTTTTATATTGCCTAACAGTTTCTATAATCCTCGACTCTAAGGCTCTATCTAATACGTTACATGAGTTGTCTTTTAAAAAAGACAATATATCTTCTGATTTATAACCTTTTGCCGCAGCTGACCATAACGCATACGGAGATAGCTCAAAAGTAGATACCCCTTCTGGTAATTTAACCATATCTGCAAAATCAGTTAACACCTGAGCAACTTTATAGTGATTATCAATGTTTTTAACTAAAAAGATCTTACCATCATTATGAATTATTAAAGGATTAAAATACAATTTCTTACCCCCTCCTTTTCAACTTCTTTCCGTATACATATGCTTGTTTCTAAATTAATAAAGATTGTCCATTCAAATTTTATAGTTGATCAACAAAAAACTCACCACTTAGGTGAGCTTTTTTACTAGCAATACATTTTAAACTTCTGAATACCAAGGTTCTTGTAACCCAAACTCTTCTCTATACTATAATACCAAATTATTAGAATCCATTATTCACCATACCTTGCCAGTTCGAATCTGTTCCATAAAGAATATTGTACTGTTTTATAGCAAAATGATCTGTCATCCCCGCTATATAATCGGTAATTGTTCTCAATAAACAAACACAATATTCAGGAGCTTTTTCTTTATGAAGCTTGTTTAGCACAATCCTAATATCGCCCGGCTGATCGATATTTTTCCCCAGTGACTTTATAGCACTTTCAAGCTTTTTAGAAGCATCATTATGGGAATTTAACTCCCCATCATTAATAATCTTCTGTAAATTTTTAAATAAAGTTATTATTGTGCTATCAGGTAATTGTCGAGGATTTGTAGTATAAGCTTTTATTAATTGTCTTAATAAAAAGTCTGACTTTCCATCCATTTTCTGAGCAAGATGAGAGTTTATAATTCTACTAAACAGATAATCACGAAGCGATTTATCTCTTGCAGCAAGTTCTTTATCGTAATTGATTCTTTCTTTTTCTTCAGTAATGTCTAGTTTTTTTCGAATTTCCTTGAAGTATTTCCCTGAACCAATCCTTTTATCGCTTTGAAATTGTCGTAAATTTTTTTCTGACTCATTAATAAGATTTGTTGTTAAAAAATCAACTATGAATTTACTTAATAAAGGCAGGTAGTATGTTTTTTCTTCTTTATCTTTAATAGATTCAATTAGTTCTTTATGATAATCACTTTTATCTATATAGTCCTTAAATTCATGTTCAATTTTCTCTACTAATTCATCTTTCTTTAGTATACCTGCTTCTATGCCATCTTCAATATCATGGTGCCGTTGTGCTATTTCATCAGCCATATCAACCACAAACGCTTCATATGACCAATTTTGTGAATCAGGTAAATCAGATCCATATTTATTATAAAAATCTAATTTATGTTCACCTTTGTTTGGGCAAGTTTTATCTTTATGCCTATAACCGCATTTCAGTTCTTCTACCCCTTCATTGGTTTCTTCTTTATCAACGTAATCACACTTTTTAGCATCTCTCTTAGTATGATTTAAAATCCCCCATAAAGTAAAATAAGTAAGATTCAACCCTCCACCTTCATAGTTCTCATTCAATTTTTCTAAAGAAGATGCTACCCTAATACCCTGCCAATTATGTTTAAAACCTTTTTCAGCATCCGGTAAATTAGTATCTAAATCATTTAGTTCGTAACAACCATTCATTAATAAGTTTAGAAATCTCTCACCTACATGACCGAAAGGGGTATGTCCAACATCATGTCCTAATGCTATTGCCTCAGTTAACTCAGTATTTAAACCTAACCTTTCACTAATAGTACGTGCAATCTGCGCTACTTCAATTGTATGAGTTAATCTAGTTCTACAATGATCGTCAAATCCTACTACAAACACTTGGGTTTTTCCACTAAGTCTTCTAAACTCTTTAGAGTACATAATACGATCTCGATCTCTAGCGAAATTACTTCGAAATTCATGTGGCCTATCATCATACTTTCTAGTCGCCCATTCATCCTGCACAGCCAAACAACTAAATTTCTTCATTAAAACTCTCCTTGTCTGTTATAGTTATTTATAGAAGGGCAGGAAAGCCCCTCTTGGATCACGTAATAATAAAGTAAAGGTGGCCATCCGGGGAAAGACTAAACACTCCTAGTCAGTACGACTGCTTTTGAAAGAAATGTCTTCCCCGGATACCATAAGTAGCAGTTACGGACTATAGAGAAGTTGTGCCTCAAGCACTGATGCTAGACAAGGCTTACCTCTGCTACTAAATACCATCACCTTAAGGAGGTCTTAGAATGTACTTTGTTGGGATTGATTGGGCTGATACAAAACATGATATCCTG encodes the following:
- a CDS encoding DEAD/DEAH box helicase family protein gives rise to the protein MYFNPLIIHNDGKIFLVKNIDNHYKVAQVLTDFADMVKLPEGVSTFELSPYALWSAAAKGYKSEDILSFLKDNSCNVLDRALESRIIETVRQYKSLELFQSRDYLMLQAVRPEIIEKVLRDKKIKGKMINRPNECTLLFDISEKVTLKKQLFKLELFAIDTTNERGKKLDIKFLKTTRSGIDFKFRDYQLQAVNSFLNNKDKTGGGGVIIMPPRSGKTFVGLKVIEKLKKNTLIITENDDSAASWKNELLDKTDLSEGSISFYNNDQKNLEPITITTYRYLTSEEQRIDYLDKQEWGLVIYDDAHKLPAPKYQRTSDISSKYKLALAATLARSDKKGSFLYALIGPKWYEILPQTLRQEGYLSNIECREVKVPLSEKDKENYKYFKVYSNDNGVLRQIAAKNDKKTDVFAHLIRPQKRTAIASYYKDIAKQIGDNYHLNYITGEIEPNIRKEIVKRFNNGDIDCLIHTQVGEQVNLRNLDVMISISYHGGSAREEYLRLGKLMEVDKRDKDGWFFSIISTRTIEESDYKNRRKSLINYGYRFKILDSRDLTKGGLNF
- a CDS encoding deoxyguanosinetriphosphate triphosphohydrolase family protein, with product MKKFSCLAVQDEWATRKYDDRPHEFRSNFARDRDRIMYSKEFRRLSGKTQVFVVGFDDHCRTRLTHTIEVAQIARTISERLGLNTELTEAIALGHDVGHTPFGHVGERFLNLLMNGCYELNDLDTNLPDAEKGFKHNWQGIRVASSLEKLNENYEGGGLNLTYFTLWGILNHTKRDAKKCDYVDKEETNEGVEELKCGYRHKDKTCPNKGEHKLDFYNKYGSDLPDSQNWSYEAFVVDMADEIAQRHHDIEDGIEAGILKKDELVEKIEHEFKDYIDKSDYHKELIESIKDKEEKTYYLPLLSKFIVDFLTTNLINESEKNLRQFQSDKRIGSGKYFKEIRKKLDITEEKERINYDKELAARDKSLRDYLFSRIINSHLAQKMDGKSDFLLRQLIKAYTTNPRQLPDSTIITLFKNLQKIINDGELNSHNDASKKLESAIKSLGKNIDQPGDIRIVLNKLHKEKAPEYCVCLLRTITDYIAGMTDHFAIKQYNILYGTDSNWQGMVNNGF